A genomic window from Bacillus rossius redtenbacheri isolate Brsri chromosome 7, Brsri_v3, whole genome shotgun sequence includes:
- the LOC134533640 gene encoding uncharacterized protein LOC134533640: protein MSELRKKKLPGTRPYKSYTDAVLQQVLEDIKAGKIGHRQAEREYGIPRNTIRNKLKRCHEKAIGRPQAFTEIEEQSFVNHVITCSEFGMPLSMCDVRFIVKGYLDSTNTKVPQFKNNLPGVDWGRLFLKRHKAELGQRFASNISRSRAQVSEDMVKHFFVHLEKEIEGVLPCNIYNYDETGFHDVPSKKKLLFRRGSRHPELILNSTKSCFTTMFCGNALGEFLPPYVILKGKQKWSDWLKGAPPGTRLNVTLHGWIDQDVFDDWFENHFLPFALKHPGKKVLIGDNMSAHLTLKTLKLCTENNISFVILIPNSTHLLQPLDVAYFSSLKSNWRKILYDWRQTREGKRCVALPKSLFCQLLKFTLDMGEPTASSNLVKGFLTTGIHPIDKDKVIQKLPQYAKEALQITDNVGECFKSFISEVRSSDLDKVQRSRKFKLPIEPGRSVSVEEVETFYDKKILCARSGPKTRGGVRKFPGRCKVIKPNRPREGEHIPCTSTSESRDVVDVCVSSTIHAGPTMLLEDCTSEHASPTVLMEDSTCEHASPTVLMEDSTCEYASPTVLIEDCTSDTIITTSTVVINRTDGYKVNDYVIVVYDGHTFPGTVTCIAEEENELLYKVKCMATSGGYWRWPDHPDEIFYRACDVICKIPPCNIEPVSGRGHFKINEPLLLSKVVLKI, encoded by the coding sequence ATGTCTGAGCTGAGGAAAAAGAAGTTACCTGGTACCAGGCCATATAAATCATATACTGATGCTGTTCTACAGCAGGTATTAGAGGATATCAAAGCAGGTAAAATTGGTCATCGCCAAGCAGAAAGAGAGTATGGTATACCAAGGAACACAATTCGCAACAAGTTAAAGCGATGCCACGAAAAAGCAATAGGCAGGCCTCAGGCGTTTACCGAGATAGAAGAGCAGAGTTTTGTAAACCATGTTATAACATGCAGTGAATTTGGAATGCCTTTATCAATGTGTGATGTGCGCTTTATCGTAAAAGGTTACTTAGATTCAACAAACACTAAAGTGCCtcagtttaaaaacaatttaccagGCGTGGATTGGGGTAGACTGTTTCTAAAGCGTCACAAAGCTGAGTTAGGTCAAAGGTTCGCAAGTAATATCTCAAGATCCCGGGCTCAAGTCAGTGAAGACATGGTAAAACATTTCTTTGTGCATTTAGAAAAAGAAATTGAGGGTGTACTACCTTGTAACATTTATAACTATGACGAGACAGGTTTCCATGATGTGCCTAGTAAGAAAAAACTTCTTTTTCGACGAGGGTCGCGCCACCCTGAACTGATTTTGAATAGCACAAAGTCTTGTTTTACCACAATGTTTTGTGGAAATGCCTTAGGAGAATTTCTTCCTCCTTATGTTATCCTGAAAGGGAAACAGAAATGGAGTGACTGGCTGAAGGGTGCTCCACCAGGCACTAGGTTAAATGTAACACTTCATGGGTGGATTGATCAGGATGTCTTCGACGATTGGTTTGAGAACCACTTCCTTCCTTTTGCTTTGAAACATCCAGgcaagaaagtgttaatcggaGACAACATGTCAGCACACTTGACTTTGAAAACCTTAAAGTTATGTACTGAAAACAATATATCTTTCGTCATACTTATTCCCAATTCCACTCATTTACTCCAACCTCTAGATGTGGCATATTTTTCGTCGCTAAAGTCTAATTGGAGGAAAATCCTGTATGATTGGAGACAAACCAGAGAAGGAAAACGTTGTGTTGCCCTTCCAAAATCACTTTTTTGTCAGCTTCTAAAGTTTACACTAGATATGGGTGAACCAACTGCATCAAGTAACCTAGTGAAAGGGTTTTTAACAACTGGTATCCATCCCATAGATAAAGATAAGGTTATCCAAAAATTGCCGCAATATGCTAAAGAAGCATTGCAGATAACTGACAATGTAGGTGAATGTTTCAAATCATTCATATCAGAAGTGCGTTCTTCTGATCTGGATAAGGTTCAACGATCAAGAAAGTTTAAACTACCTATTGAACCTGGCAGGAGTGTATCAGTAGAAGAAGTAGAAACTTTCTATGACAAAAAAATTCTGTGTGCGCGCTCAGGACCAAAAACTAGAGGTGGTGTTCGGAAGTTTCCAGGACGATGTAAGGTTATCAAACCAAATAGGCCTAGGGAAGGCGAGCACATTCCATGTACTAGTACTTCAGAAAGTCGGGACGTAGTTGACGTTTGTGTGTCATCAACAATACATGCTGGCCCTACTATGTTACTTGAAGATTGTACCAGTGAACATGCTAGCCCTACTGTGTTGATGGAAGATAGTACCTGTGAACATGCTAGCCCTACTGTGTTGATGGAAGATAGTACCTGTGAATATGCTAGCCCTACTGTATTGATTGAAGATTGTACCAGTGACACTATAATCACAACCAGTACTGTAGTCATTAATCGCACAGATGGTTATAAGGTTAATGACTATGTAATTGTAGTGTATGATGGCCATACTTTTCCTGGTACAGTAACATGTATAGCTGAAGAAGAAAATGAACTTTTGTACAAAGTCAAATGCATGGCTACATCTGGTGGATACTGGCGCTGGCCAGATCATCCAGATGAAATTTTTTACAGAGCTTGTGATGTTATTTGTAAGATACCTCCTTGTAACATTGAACCTGTCAGTGGCCGaggacattttaaaattaatgaacctcTCCTATTGTCAAAagtggttttaaaaatatga